The Desulfobotulus mexicanus genome window below encodes:
- a CDS encoding acyl-CoA dehydrogenase family protein, producing the protein MSKQELFHELLDFPHALPELRSMAEEFARNSIGQFPDLACQHPMPPGIWEEAGESSLLGIGIPVENGGQGGGYADIAAAGAEISFASACPGLALSVLLHHLTASFVIGSLGTKEQRLKLLPRLATGKLTASMAISEPGTGANPKGLRTKAEKTENGWILSGHKTFITNASLAGIFIVMAVTGEKDGKKAFSAFLVPAESTGLSVMDLGPLPFFRPAPHGEIRLDEIELPYTALLGEEGKALDMLAKTFRGIEDALMAGAVAGGLAALLYRCCRDLKEGHVNLDEKHMAMGLIQARIAGLSAMAARAAQSQPPSPVANRLNLAIRNMAAEILRELRNTTEGCSLQTDTLLLFKDMEKSGSIAGNVAAIRQAQMGKILLG; encoded by the coding sequence GTGAGCAAGCAGGAGCTTTTCCATGAACTCTTAGATTTTCCCCATGCCCTGCCGGAGCTGCGCAGCATGGCAGAAGAATTTGCAAGAAATTCAATAGGTCAGTTTCCTGACCTTGCCTGCCAGCATCCCATGCCGCCTGGCATCTGGGAAGAAGCAGGTGAATCCAGCCTTCTGGGCATCGGTATCCCCGTAGAAAACGGGGGGCAGGGTGGCGGATACGCAGACATCGCTGCGGCAGGTGCTGAAATCAGCTTTGCCTCGGCCTGCCCCGGCCTTGCCCTTTCCGTTCTTCTGCATCACCTTACTGCCTCCTTTGTCATAGGAAGTCTTGGAACAAAAGAACAAAGGCTTAAGCTTCTGCCACGCCTTGCCACAGGGAAACTTACTGCTTCCATGGCCATTTCCGAACCCGGAACCGGAGCAAACCCCAAGGGTCTTCGTACAAAGGCGGAAAAAACAGAAAACGGATGGATTCTAAGCGGTCATAAAACCTTTATCACCAATGCCAGTCTTGCCGGTATTTTCATCGTTATGGCCGTTACAGGAGAAAAGGATGGAAAAAAAGCTTTTTCCGCCTTTCTGGTTCCTGCTGAAAGCACAGGGCTTTCTGTCATGGATCTTGGACCTCTGCCCTTTTTCCGGCCCGCTCCCCACGGAGAAATCCGTCTCGACGAGATAGAACTTCCCTATACTGCCCTTCTGGGCGAAGAGGGGAAAGCCCTTGATATGCTTGCAAAAACATTCAGAGGAATTGAAGATGCACTCATGGCTGGAGCCGTGGCAGGGGGGCTTGCAGCCCTTCTTTACAGGTGCTGCAGGGATCTGAAAGAGGGTCATGTCAATCTGGATGAAAAGCATATGGCAATGGGTCTGATACAGGCCCGTATTGCAGGGCTTTCTGCCATGGCTGCCCGTGCAGCCCAGAGCCAGCCACCTTCCCCTGTGGCAAATCGTCTCAACCTTGCCATACGCAATATGGCCGCAGAAATACTCCGGGAACTCCGCAACACCACAGAGGGCTGCAGCCTTCAGACGGACACCCTGCTTCTTTTCAAGGATATGGAAAAATCCGGCAGTATTGCAGGCAATGTGGCAGCCATAAGACAGGCACAAATGGGGAAAATTCTGCTGGGCTGA
- a CDS encoding xanthine phosphoribosyltransferase, with the protein MKLLEDKIVKEGQTIGEHILKVDHFLNHQLDIELLNAIGKAFKERFKEEHITKILTAEVSGIAIAAITAQHFKVPVVFAKKSESLNLDKETYEGHVYSYTKEKNYKIRVSKKYLLSDDRVLIIDDFLAKGEAIKGLWEIVESAGAYLVGAGVVIEKYFQGGGNKLREKGLNIQALASITSLKNGQITFLENR; encoded by the coding sequence GTGAAATTACTGGAGGATAAAATTGTAAAAGAAGGACAAACCATAGGCGAGCATATTTTAAAAGTAGATCATTTTTTAAACCACCAGCTGGATATTGAACTTTTAAATGCCATTGGTAAAGCTTTTAAGGAACGCTTTAAAGAAGAACACATTACAAAAATTCTTACAGCAGAAGTATCTGGAATTGCCATTGCGGCAATTACAGCACAGCATTTTAAAGTACCTGTGGTCTTTGCCAAAAAAAGCGAATCGCTGAATCTGGATAAAGAAACCTATGAGGGGCATGTTTACTCTTATACCAAAGAAAAAAACTATAAAATCAGGGTTTCAAAAAAATATCTGCTCTCAGATGACCGGGTTTTAATCATTGATGACTTTCTGGCCAAGGGCGAAGCCATTAAAGGCCTCTGGGAAATTGTGGAAAGTGCTGGAGCATATCTTGTGGGAGCAGGCGTGGTCATTGAGAAATATTTTCAAGGCGGCGGGAACAAACTCAGGGAAAAGGGCCTGAACATTCAGGCGCTGGCCAGCATCACCTCACTGAAGAATGGTCAGATCACCTTTTTAGAGAACCGGTAA
- a CDS encoding NCS2 family permease gives MKTVHYPLFKREDLDGFFALFQNNLANFVIIAITMLAMGYPAAIVYGKVIPGVAMAVLFGNLYYAHMAKKLAEKEGRTDVTALSYGVSTPVMFIYLFGVLKPALVLTGDPELAWKIGLAACFLGGVIEVLGSFIGKWVHSRLPRAAMMGALAGVAFAFIGGELFFRTYEMPVVGLIVMTIILIGLITKKPMPFKIPAALFAIVIGTFIAYSIGNSNLGQIKEGFSAFGFYLPIPTLGLFHGLQLLSTEMIGLFAILLPISIYNFIETMNNVEAMASAGDRYSVQEAQAADGTGTIIGTIFGGVFPTTVYIASIGSKWMNAGRGYSILNGFVFLFASVFGIIAAMASIIPVPVIAPILVFVGISMISQAFDSVENKHYPAVVIAMFPYFANYIMTRFNFAAGEAVANLSHAIVPLGQGAMFTGLIWGSILVCLIDESYKRASAFALVAAALSVTGFMHAPRLAFNISSEYALGYGLMAVMLMGFHFLYRKNHTAED, from the coding sequence GTGAAAACAGTACATTATCCATTATTCAAGAGAGAAGACCTGGATGGCTTCTTTGCTTTGTTCCAAAACAACCTGGCAAACTTTGTCATAATTGCCATTACCATGCTTGCCATGGGATATCCTGCAGCTATTGTTTACGGAAAAGTTATTCCAGGTGTGGCCATGGCAGTTCTCTTCGGAAATCTCTACTATGCTCACATGGCAAAAAAACTGGCTGAAAAGGAAGGACGCACTGATGTAACAGCCCTTTCCTATGGCGTCAGTACACCTGTTATGTTCATTTATCTCTTTGGGGTTTTAAAGCCAGCCCTTGTCCTTACGGGTGATCCTGAACTGGCATGGAAAATTGGTCTGGCCGCCTGTTTCCTCGGAGGCGTCATAGAGGTACTGGGCAGCTTTATCGGTAAGTGGGTGCATTCCAGACTGCCCAGAGCCGCCATGATGGGTGCCCTGGCCGGTGTTGCCTTTGCTTTCATCGGCGGAGAACTTTTTTTCAGAACCTATGAAATGCCCGTGGTTGGCTTGATTGTTATGACCATAATTCTGATCGGGCTGATTACCAAAAAACCCATGCCCTTTAAGATTCCGGCGGCACTTTTTGCAATTGTCATCGGCACCTTTATAGCCTACAGCATAGGCAATTCAAACCTTGGTCAGATTAAAGAGGGTTTTTCCGCCTTTGGATTTTACCTGCCCATCCCCACCCTTGGACTCTTCCACGGTCTTCAGCTGCTTTCAACCGAAATGATCGGCCTTTTTGCCATTCTGCTGCCCATATCCATATACAATTTCATTGAGACCATGAACAATGTGGAAGCCATGGCCTCCGCAGGGGACCGTTACAGCGTACAGGAAGCACAGGCGGCAGATGGTACTGGTACCATTATTGGAACCATTTTCGGCGGTGTTTTCCCCACCACTGTATATATTGCCTCCATCGGATCCAAATGGATGAACGCAGGCCGGGGCTACTCCATTCTGAACGGTTTTGTGTTTCTCTTTGCTTCCGTTTTCGGCATAATTGCAGCCATGGCTTCGATTATTCCCGTACCGGTCATTGCCCCAATCCTGGTTTTTGTGGGCATATCCATGATCTCCCAGGCCTTTGACTCCGTCGAAAACAAACATTATCCTGCCGTTGTCATTGCAATGTTTCCCTACTTTGCCAACTACATCATGACCCGCTTTAATTTTGCAGCAGGCGAAGCTGTTGCCAACCTCTCCCATGCCATAGTACCCTTGGGACAGGGAGCCATGTTCACAGGGCTTATATGGGGCTCCATTCTGGTCTGCCTTATTGATGAAAGCTACAAAAGAGCCTCCGCCTTTGCCCTCGTCGCAGCGGCCCTGAGTGTGACAGGTTTTATGCATGCACCAAGGCTTGCCTTCAATATATCGAGCGAATATGCCTTGGGCTACGGGCTGATGGCTGTCATGCTAATGGGTTTTCATTTTCTATATCGGAAAAACCATACTGCAGAAGATTAA
- a CDS encoding ABC transporter ATP-binding protein gives MPLKVEERHKKVMALVLESKWRLFLAMFSMLVVSLTSVASAWLIKPVLDDIFMNRDAMKLYIIPGAVLVVFTLRGLGMYGQEFFLNYVGQVIIRHFRNGLYDRIVDLPLRFFQNERTGVLMSRITNDVNLVRSMVSSVVTSSLRDFFTIIFLVAYTFYQIWELAIIAFLVLPAAFYPIVYFGRKVRKTSTGCQEAMAEMNAFLHETFTGNKIVKAFGMEAYEKKRFHAKTQSLFRLEIRQAIAKSMSSPVMEFLAGVGIAFIIWYGGLRVIQGIYTPGTFVSFLAAVLMLYDPVKKMSKLNNALQEGLAAVDRIFSILNEKSDIEEKKNPLLLTSGSRDVSFENVSFAYTEDGKKVLRDVSLEVRSGEVLALVGMSGGGKTSLVNLIPRFYDVSSGSIRIGGVDIRDFSIDSLRAQIAVVTQEPILFNDSIRANIIYGRPFATDEEIEQAAKAAYAHDFILRMPNGYDTHIGELGNRLSGGEKQRICIARALIKDAPILILDEATSALDTEAEQVVQKALDNLMQGRTTFVIAHRLSTIVRADAIAVLVNGEVVEMGRHDELLARKGAYARLYRMQFSDQGEMDA, from the coding sequence ATGCCTTTAAAGGTTGAAGAACGCCACAAAAAGGTAATGGCCCTGGTACTGGAGAGCAAATGGCGGCTTTTTCTGGCCATGTTTTCCATGCTGGTGGTTTCCCTGACATCGGTGGCTTCCGCATGGCTGATAAAACCGGTTCTGGATGATATTTTCATGAACCGGGATGCCATGAAGCTCTACATCATTCCCGGAGCCGTTCTTGTGGTTTTTACTCTCCGGGGCCTTGGTATGTATGGTCAGGAGTTTTTCTTAAATTATGTGGGACAGGTGATCATCCGTCATTTCCGCAATGGGCTTTATGACCGTATTGTGGATTTGCCCTTAAGGTTTTTTCAGAATGAGCGCACTGGCGTCCTCATGAGCCGCATTACAAATGATGTCAATCTTGTACGCAGCATGGTTTCCAGTGTGGTTACAAGCTCCCTTCGTGATTTTTTCACCATCATTTTCCTTGTGGCCTATACCTTTTATCAGATATGGGAACTTGCCATTATTGCTTTTCTGGTGCTGCCTGCCGCATTTTATCCCATCGTCTATTTTGGCAGAAAAGTCCGTAAAACCAGTACAGGGTGCCAGGAAGCCATGGCGGAGATGAATGCCTTTCTCCATGAAACCTTTACGGGCAATAAGATTGTCAAGGCTTTCGGCATGGAAGCCTATGAAAAAAAACGTTTCCATGCAAAAACCCAGAGCCTTTTCCGTCTTGAAATCCGTCAGGCCATTGCCAAATCCATGTCTTCTCCCGTAATGGAATTTCTTGCCGGTGTGGGGATTGCCTTTATCATCTGGTACGGAGGCCTGCGTGTTATTCAGGGTATTTATACGCCTGGAACCTTTGTTTCCTTTCTGGCTGCCGTGCTGATGCTCTATGATCCTGTAAAGAAAATGAGCAAGCTTAATAATGCCCTGCAGGAAGGTCTTGCTGCCGTAGACAGAATTTTCAGTATTTTGAATGAAAAGTCCGATATAGAGGAAAAGAAAAATCCCCTTCTGCTAACATCCGGATCCAGGGATGTGTCCTTTGAAAATGTGTCCTTTGCCTATACTGAAGATGGAAAGAAGGTTCTCAGGGATGTTTCTCTGGAGGTGCGTTCCGGAGAAGTACTGGCCTTGGTGGGCATGAGCGGTGGAGGTAAAACTTCCCTTGTGAATCTTATCCCCCGTTTTTATGATGTTTCCTCAGGAAGTATACGTATTGGTGGTGTGGATATCAGGGATTTTTCCATTGATTCCCTGCGCGCCCAGATTGCAGTGGTTACCCAGGAGCCCATTCTTTTCAATGACAGTATCCGGGCCAATATCATTTATGGCAGACCCTTTGCCACGGATGAGGAGATTGAGCAGGCGGCAAAGGCAGCCTATGCCCATGATTTCATCCTGAGGATGCCCAATGGCTATGATACCCATATCGGAGAGCTGGGTAACCGGCTTTCCGGTGGAGAGAAGCAGCGGATCTGTATTGCAAGGGCGTTGATTAAGGATGCTCCCATTCTGATTCTGGATGAGGCCACATCAGCTCTGGATACTGAGGCAGAGCAGGTTGTGCAGAAGGCCTTGGATAATCTCATGCAGGGTCGGACCACCTTTGTCATTGCCCATCGTCTTTCCACCATTGTACGGGCCGATGCCATTGCTGTACTCGTGAACGGAGAGGTGGTGGAAATGGGACGTCATGATGAACTTCTTGCCAGAAAGGGGGCCTACGCCAGGCTCTACCGGATGCAGTTTTCAGATCAAGGGGAAATGGATGCATAA
- the lpxB gene encoding lipid-A-disaccharide synthase encodes MNRTVMLVAGEASGDLHGAALIRAMAEKDPQIFFCGIGGDQMRRAGMRPVADSSGLAVMGVTEVIGSFLKIRKVYKTAEMILASLRPDLLILIDYPGFNLRLAQEAKKNHIPVLYYISPKVWAWRSSRVQQIAERVDKLALIFPFEVEWFQERGVDQAVYVGNPLMDQAPEFREMRPDDVLASNPVIGLLPGSRPGEIRRMLPVLCEAAELISQKIPGARFILSAAPGTHLADIQAWAAASGAPSHMEVVSGAYPVLDAADVVAAVSGTVTLEAALAGVPGVLVYRMSALSYAVARRVVNVPYAGLANLIAGAEIMPELLQENATPEKVCEAVCMLLQDKDRRKLHHHALSEVRAALGSPGVAERTAGLALSMLGDS; translated from the coding sequence ATGAACCGGACTGTTATGCTTGTGGCCGGCGAAGCTTCGGGTGATCTGCATGGTGCGGCTCTCATCAGAGCCATGGCTGAAAAGGATCCTCAGATTTTTTTCTGTGGTATCGGAGGAGACCAGATGCGCAGGGCAGGAATGCGCCCTGTGGCAGACAGTTCCGGTCTTGCGGTGATGGGTGTCACCGAAGTTATTGGGAGTTTTTTAAAAATCCGTAAAGTATATAAAACTGCGGAAATGATTCTGGCTTCTTTAAGACCGGATCTTCTTATACTGATTGACTATCCTGGCTTTAATCTGCGTCTGGCCCAGGAAGCAAAAAAAAATCATATTCCTGTTCTTTATTATATAAGTCCCAAGGTATGGGCATGGCGCTCTTCCCGTGTTCAGCAGATTGCGGAAAGGGTGGACAAGCTGGCTCTGATTTTTCCCTTTGAAGTGGAGTGGTTTCAGGAAAGGGGGGTGGATCAGGCGGTTTATGTGGGTAATCCCCTGATGGATCAGGCACCTGAATTCAGGGAAATGCGGCCTGATGATGTGCTTGCCTCAAATCCTGTTATTGGCCTTTTGCCCGGCTCCAGACCCGGAGAAATACGCAGAATGCTTCCTGTCCTCTGTGAGGCGGCGGAACTGATTTCCCAAAAAATACCCGGAGCACGTTTTATTCTTTCTGCTGCCCCCGGAACCCACCTTGCCGATATTCAGGCATGGGCAGCTGCCTCCGGCGCACCTTCCCATATGGAGGTTGTCAGCGGGGCCTATCCCGTTCTTGACGCAGCAGATGTTGTTGCTGCTGTATCCGGCACCGTTACCCTGGAAGCGGCTTTGGCCGGAGTTCCGGGAGTTCTCGTTTACCGTATGTCTGCACTGAGTTACGCCGTTGCCCGAAGGGTTGTTAATGTACCCTATGCAGGCCTTGCCAATCTCATTGCCGGGGCAGAGATAATGCCGGAGCTTCTTCAGGAAAATGCCACACCTGAAAAAGTATGTGAAGCGGTATGTATGTTATTGCAGGATAAGGATCGCAGAAAGCTCCACCACCATGCCTTGTCCGAAGTCCGGGCTGCCCTGGGCAGTCCCGGTGTTGCAGAACGTACGGCAGGTCTTGCCCTTTCCATGCTGGGAGACAGCTGA
- a CDS encoding LpxI family protein, translated as MDSSDPGSSSHREKRIGVIAGNGSFPVTFVKKAAAQGFSVFTVAFRGEGDVCLENLSQAFRWVYLGQVKKIIRFFKDKDVDTVVMMGGIRKTRMFVDVRPDMLAIRAMAGMRHSHDDGVLRLFAGILADHGIHVVDSTAMLPELLSPPGLWTRTRLPKGAASDIEIAWKVARRIGELDVGQCVVAGGGSVLAVEAIDGTDATIRRGGDLGRGNAVLVKVAKPGQDMRFDIPAVGPETIRIMAESGVAVLVLEAGKTLALERDVLVAEADRLGICVLGIEDPENLAMLLSEKGAA; from the coding sequence TTGGACAGCAGCGACCCTGGCAGTAGCAGCCATCGTGAGAAACGTATTGGTGTCATTGCAGGAAATGGTTCTTTTCCGGTGACCTTTGTTAAAAAAGCCGCAGCACAGGGTTTTTCCGTTTTTACTGTGGCTTTCCGCGGAGAAGGAGATGTCTGCCTTGAAAATCTTTCCCAGGCTTTTCGATGGGTATATCTGGGGCAGGTAAAAAAAATCATCCGTTTCTTTAAGGATAAGGATGTGGATACCGTTGTAATGATGGGAGGTATCCGGAAGACGCGAATGTTTGTGGACGTAAGGCCGGATATGCTTGCCATAAGGGCTATGGCCGGTATGCGGCACAGCCACGATGACGGCGTTCTGCGGCTTTTTGCCGGTATCCTTGCAGACCATGGTATTCATGTTGTGGATTCTACGGCTATGCTGCCGGAGCTTTTATCTCCACCGGGTCTCTGGACCCGGACCCGTCTGCCCAAAGGTGCTGCATCGGATATTGAAATTGCCTGGAAAGTGGCCCGCCGTATAGGTGAGCTGGATGTGGGCCAGTGTGTTGTGGCAGGCGGGGGGTCTGTTTTGGCCGTTGAAGCCATTGACGGAACCGATGCCACTATCCGCAGGGGTGGAGACCTTGGCCGTGGCAATGCAGTGCTGGTGAAGGTTGCCAAGCCGGGACAGGACATGCGCTTTGATATACCTGCAGTGGGACCGGAGACCATACGTATAATGGCGGAATCCGGAGTAGCTGTTCTGGTCCTTGAGGCAGGAAAAACCCTGGCACTGGAAAGGGATGTCCTTGTTGCTGAGGCGGACAGGCTGGGTATCTGTGTTCTTGGTATTGAAGATCCGGAAAATCTGGCAATGCTTTTATCCGAAAAGGGGGCTGCATGA
- the lpxA gene encoding acyl-ACP--UDP-N-acetylglucosamine O-acyltransferase — MAIHPTAIVDAGAEIGDEVEIGPFAIVKEHVCIGARTRIGAYSMVDNYTEIGPDCVIFPYAAVGGDPQDLKFRGEKSWLKVGRKTVVREFATLHRGTGLGGGLTSVGEENLLMAYCHVAHDCHTGKGVILSNNATLAGHVTLGDHVIVGGLAAVHQFVKVGDHAYIGGKSAVVKDIPPFVIASGDRATLHGLNKVGLRRREFPEETLKHLKQAYRIIFRYGLTLKEAIERVRASVEMIPEVCEFIDFIKNSDRGITR; from the coding sequence ATGGCTATTCATCCCACAGCCATTGTGGATGCAGGGGCAGAAATTGGCGATGAAGTGGAAATCGGGCCCTTTGCCATTGTAAAGGAACATGTGTGTATAGGTGCCAGAACCCGTATTGGTGCCTATTCCATGGTTGATAACTATACGGAAATCGGTCCGGATTGCGTTATTTTCCCTTATGCCGCCGTTGGCGGAGATCCTCAGGATCTTAAATTCAGGGGAGAAAAATCCTGGCTCAAAGTGGGGCGAAAGACGGTAGTCCGTGAATTTGCCACCCTTCACAGGGGTACGGGACTTGGTGGAGGTCTGACCTCAGTGGGAGAAGAAAATCTTCTCATGGCCTATTGTCATGTGGCCCACGACTGCCATACGGGAAAAGGGGTGATTCTTTCCAACAATGCCACCCTTGCGGGTCACGTTACCCTGGGAGATCACGTAATTGTTGGCGGTCTTGCTGCGGTGCATCAGTTTGTGAAGGTGGGGGACCATGCCTACATTGGTGGAAAATCCGCCGTGGTAAAGGACATCCCACCCTTTGTCATTGCATCGGGTGACAGGGCTACCCTTCATGGATTGAACAAGGTAGGGCTTCGCAGGCGGGAATTTCCTGAAGAAACTTTAAAGCATCTGAAACAGGCCTACAGAATTATCTTTCGATATGGCCTTACCCTTAAAGAAGCCATTGAAAGGGTAAGGGCCAGTGTGGAAATGATTCCAGAGGTCTGTGAGTTTATTGATTTCATAAAAAATTCGGACCGTGGAATTACCCGCTAG
- the fabZ gene encoding 3-hydroxyacyl-ACP dehydratase FabZ, whose amino-acid sequence MSVDAEGHGGIDIIDIIDILPHRYPFLLVDRVLSLEVGKSICAIKNVSINEPFFSGHFPGFPIMPGVLILEAMGQAGGILAFASWPEEKRQYPLLLTGADKARFRRKVLPGDQIRMEVTLIKLKSRAVRMRGVATVDGVKAVEAEFMAVLGD is encoded by the coding sequence ATGAGCGTGGATGCAGAAGGACATGGTGGAATTGATATTATTGATATTATTGATATTCTTCCCCATCGTTATCCTTTTCTTCTGGTGGACAGGGTTTTGTCACTGGAAGTGGGCAAATCCATCTGTGCCATAAAAAATGTAAGTATCAATGAACCTTTTTTTTCAGGACATTTTCCGGGCTTTCCAATTATGCCCGGTGTCCTGATTCTGGAAGCCATGGGCCAGGCAGGTGGTATTCTGGCCTTTGCTTCATGGCCTGAAGAAAAAAGACAATACCCTCTCCTTCTTACGGGTGCGGACAAGGCCCGTTTCCGGCGTAAAGTGCTTCCAGGAGATCAGATCCGGATGGAAGTGACCCTTATTAAATTGAAATCCAGAGCGGTAAGAATGCGCGGTGTGGCTACGGTAGATGGTGTAAAAGCCGTGGAAGCTGAGTTTATGGCCGTTCTGGGAGATTAG
- the lpxD gene encoding UDP-3-O-(3-hydroxymyristoyl)glucosamine N-acyltransferase, with product MKKRVMLGELAGICEGQVSGDPSFEVRGIAPLESAGPEDISLAMNAKYLRQAASSRAGALIVGEGVQENLPKGNYLISDAPYWAFARILQFFYTDPEPCNSIHASTSVGGNFICKGNLFTDAFVVIGSNVKMGEGCRIGANSVIGDGCVLGDHCVIYPNVTLYPGTRLGNRVRVHSGSVIGSDGFGFAPRSGSWEKIPHLGSVELGDDVEIGAGCTLDRGTFGLTRIGRGVKLDDQVHIGHNVQIGENTLLVAQVGIAGSSQVGKNSILAGKVGVSGHIRIGDGVQVGPMAGVAHDVADGQIVSGAPEMPHRQWLKVQRILPRLPEMRRRITALERKLDMDHKEGAET from the coding sequence ATGAAAAAAAGGGTTATGCTGGGTGAGCTTGCAGGAATCTGCGAAGGTCAGGTTTCAGGTGATCCCTCCTTTGAAGTCAGGGGTATTGCTCCCCTTGAAAGTGCAGGGCCTGAAGATATTTCACTGGCCATGAACGCAAAATATCTCCGTCAGGCGGCTTCTTCCCGGGCAGGGGCCCTTATTGTGGGTGAGGGTGTTCAGGAAAATCTTCCAAAGGGGAATTATCTGATCTCTGATGCACCCTACTGGGCTTTTGCCAGAATTTTACAGTTCTTTTATACTGATCCTGAACCCTGTAACAGCATTCATGCCAGCACCTCAGTAGGCGGGAACTTTATCTGTAAAGGCAATCTTTTTACCGATGCCTTTGTGGTGATCGGTAGCAATGTAAAGATGGGCGAGGGCTGCCGTATCGGAGCCAACAGTGTTATAGGCGATGGTTGTGTGTTGGGAGACCACTGCGTAATTTATCCCAATGTAACCCTGTATCCGGGTACAAGGCTGGGCAACCGGGTTCGTGTTCACAGCGGCTCTGTCATAGGTTCCGATGGCTTCGGTTTTGCCCCCAGGTCAGGTAGTTGGGAGAAAATTCCCCATCTTGGTTCCGTTGAGCTGGGGGATGATGTGGAGATCGGCGCTGGCTGCACTCTGGACCGGGGTACTTTCGGCCTGACCCGCATCGGCAGGGGTGTAAAACTGGATGATCAGGTGCATATAGGTCACAACGTCCAGATTGGTGAGAATACCCTTCTGGTGGCTCAGGTGGGAATTGCAGGCAGTTCTCAGGTGGGTAAAAACAGTATCCTTGCGGGTAAAGTTGGTGTGTCAGGACATATCCGCATCGGAGACGGAGTGCAGGTAGGACCCATGGCAGGAGTTGCTCATGATGTAGCCGATGGTCAGATTGTGAGCGGCGCACCTGAAATGCCCCACCGTCAATGGCTCAAGGTACAGCGCATTCTGCCAAGGCTGCCGGAAATGCGTCGGCGCATTACAGCCCTGGAAAGGAAGCTGGATATGGACCATAAAGAAGGGGCTGAAACATGA
- a CDS encoding OmpH family outer membrane protein, translating to MMKLTRGIQALILAFMFAGTAFAADVAKIGVFDFETFLKNSKSGQQAKNQVAEEARKLEAQLEVKKNEIEKLRDSLMREAMVLSDEARSQRERDLQIKAMDLRNMEQRFTRSFNQQQNEIMARIQGQVRELIQEIGEKENYLLILENIGVVYAPDRVDITERLILKHDEKYGKSGS from the coding sequence ATGATGAAATTGACCCGTGGAATACAGGCACTCATACTCGCTTTTATGTTTGCAGGAACTGCTTTTGCCGCAGATGTGGCGAAAATAGGAGTGTTTGATTTTGAAACCTTCCTGAAAAACTCAAAGTCCGGACAGCAGGCTAAAAATCAGGTGGCTGAAGAAGCCAGAAAACTGGAAGCACAGCTGGAGGTCAAAAAGAACGAGATAGAAAAACTCCGGGACAGCCTGATGCGGGAGGCCATGGTGCTTTCCGATGAAGCTAGAAGCCAGCGGGAGCGCGATCTGCAGATTAAAGCCATGGACTTAAGAAACATGGAACAGCGTTTTACCCGCTCCTTTAACCAGCAGCAGAATGAAATTATGGCAAGGATTCAGGGCCAGGTCCGGGAGCTTATTCAGGAGATCGGTGAAAAGGAGAACTATCTTCTGATTCTGGAAAATATTGGTGTTGTCTATGCTCCGGATCGTGTGGATATCACAGAACGTCTCATTCTCAAACATGACGAAAAATACGGAAAAAGCGGGTCATGA